The proteins below are encoded in one region of Neoasaia chiangmaiensis:
- a CDS encoding phage tail sheath subtilisin-like domain-containing protein produces MSGTITVPGYNAANRVPGFYFALDNSKANTASAARRVLIVGQQLAGASAVAGVATLSNGPSDAIAKYGAGSQCARMVARYRKLDSFGEVWVLPLADDPSAVGATGSFTISGTASASGTLPLYVGDQLISTLVTAGDTAATIAANVVAAAAGVTNMPVSIAIDGAQSAKIDVTALNKGMSGNDIALGVALLGTPGGQSVPAGVSVTIGAMSGGTTNPTNVASVLSTLGNRVYDLFIHPYTDAGSLSALKSLFDNDTGRWSPMQQLYGHGITAYRGTYGQATAFGLTQNDPHQTIMPISDSPNAPMDWAAEIGAQVAVSMRNNPALPISGIPLTVMAPSDAGRLTFDQRSSLLYDGMSTHTVADDGTVYIERLLTTYQQNAEGQPDNSYLDIETLLQAEVCLQDMSSFLAQQVGGSILVADGTKIPAGVKATTAQLIGKLCASRYRWQASQLWVQNADTFAANIVAQNIGGGVVKLLMPYDFANQLWVIAGNAQFVKS; encoded by the coding sequence ATGAGCGGGACCATCACAGTGCCGGGCTATAACGCTGCCAATCGGGTTCCCGGCTTCTATTTCGCGCTCGACAACTCCAAGGCCAACACAGCTTCGGCAGCGCGGCGCGTGCTGATCGTCGGGCAGCAGCTGGCAGGCGCATCGGCCGTGGCCGGTGTGGCGACGCTGTCGAACGGGCCGAGCGACGCGATCGCCAAATACGGCGCGGGTTCGCAGTGCGCCCGGATGGTGGCGCGCTATCGCAAGCTCGACAGCTTCGGCGAAGTCTGGGTCCTGCCTTTGGCCGACGACCCGAGTGCCGTTGGTGCGACGGGCAGCTTCACGATCTCCGGGACTGCGTCGGCCTCCGGTACGCTGCCACTGTATGTCGGCGATCAGCTGATCTCCACGCTGGTGACGGCGGGCGATACGGCGGCCACGATCGCGGCCAACGTTGTTGCAGCAGCTGCCGGCGTGACGAACATGCCGGTCTCGATCGCGATCGATGGCGCGCAGAGTGCCAAGATCGATGTGACGGCGCTCAACAAGGGTATGTCGGGGAACGATATCGCGCTCGGTGTCGCGCTGCTCGGCACGCCGGGTGGCCAGTCCGTCCCGGCAGGTGTGTCGGTGACGATTGGCGCCATGTCCGGTGGCACGACCAATCCGACGAACGTCGCCTCGGTCCTGTCGACGCTCGGCAACCGCGTCTATGACCTGTTCATCCATCCCTACACGGATGCGGGCAGCCTCAGCGCCCTCAAGAGCCTGTTCGATAATGACACGGGTCGCTGGTCGCCGATGCAGCAGCTCTATGGTCACGGGATCACCGCGTATCGCGGCACCTATGGGCAGGCAACGGCGTTCGGTCTGACACAGAACGATCCGCATCAGACGATCATGCCGATCTCTGACAGTCCGAACGCGCCGATGGACTGGGCAGCGGAAATCGGTGCGCAGGTTGCCGTGTCGATGCGTAACAACCCGGCGCTGCCGATCAGTGGTATTCCGCTGACCGTCATGGCGCCATCCGACGCGGGGCGCCTTACCTTCGATCAGCGATCCAGCCTGCTGTATGACGGGATGTCGACGCACACGGTCGCCGATGACGGTACAGTATATATAGAGCGGCTGCTGACGACATATCAGCAGAATGCCGAGGGACAGCCGGACAACAGCTATCTCGATATCGAGACGCTGCTGCAGGCGGAAGTCTGCCTGCAGGATATGAGCAGCTTCCTTGCACAGCAGGTGGGCGGTTCGATCCTGGTGGCGGACGGCACCAAGATCCCGGCCGGTGTGAAGGCGACCACGGCCCAGCTGATCGGCAAGCTCTGTGCGTCGCGCTATCGCTGGCAGGCGTCGCAGCTGTGGGTGCAGAACGCTGACACCTTCGCGGCGAACATCGTCGCGCAGAATATCGGCGGTGGCGTGGTCAAGTTGCTGATGCCCTACGACTTCGCCAATCAGCTCTGGGTCATCGCGGGCAACGCCCAATTCGTGAAATCGTAA
- a CDS encoding phage tail tube protein, translating into MSGSVYRGPLAGTATCTINGEPWSIVSECQYQPSGDVNETLKGQSAVEGFSVMPQQGFVQMTLRDRRDRDVSAFQGASGLTIVIVQANGKVVTCTNGWQTEAINLNTQEGTFELHVESDSVTVDVVS; encoded by the coding sequence GTGTCCGGATCCGTTTATCGCGGGCCCCTCGCGGGCACCGCGACCTGCACCATCAATGGCGAGCCGTGGAGCATCGTCAGCGAATGCCAGTATCAGCCTTCGGGCGATGTCAACGAGACCCTGAAAGGGCAATCGGCGGTTGAAGGCTTCTCGGTCATGCCGCAGCAGGGCTTCGTCCAGATGACCCTGCGTGACCGGCGCGATCGCGACGTTTCGGCGTTTCAGGGCGCGTCGGGGCTGACCATCGTGATCGTCCAGGCCAATGGCAAGGTCGTCACCTGCACCAATGGGTGGCAGACCGAGGCGATCAATCTCAACACGCAGGAAGGCACGTTCGAGCTGCATGTCGAAAGCGACAGCGTGACCGTGGATGTGGTGTCCTGA
- a CDS encoding phage tail assembly protein gives MTQPTDQELLAALSPVDDEVKEGVEEGVFVPPKPIETKTGQFTELRLHEPSVFAFLCATQVIGKRATLESVYDSQIDLVARVAGWPKTGIEQLGSRQLDEAIEYVVKFERDARRDLDETPDFSEQLILSFDPPIDGGGRQHGEMMLREPVVAERRRFKVIEAKMTAEASFRAEIKLVEDVSGWHPAAVMRLPISKFVKAADYLTGFFTSGQAIGSSSRLT, from the coding sequence ATGACCCAGCCGACTGATCAGGAACTGCTGGCGGCGCTGTCGCCGGTCGATGACGAGGTGAAGGAGGGCGTCGAGGAAGGCGTCTTCGTTCCCCCGAAACCGATCGAGACGAAGACGGGCCAGTTCACTGAACTTCGGCTGCATGAGCCGAGCGTCTTCGCCTTTCTTTGCGCAACGCAGGTGATCGGCAAGCGGGCGACACTCGAATCGGTCTACGATTCGCAGATCGATCTCGTGGCACGCGTCGCCGGCTGGCCCAAGACGGGGATTGAGCAGCTTGGATCCCGCCAGCTCGACGAAGCGATCGAATACGTCGTGAAATTCGAGCGTGACGCGCGCCGGGATCTGGACGAGACGCCGGATTTCTCCGAGCAGCTCATCCTGTCCTTCGATCCCCCGATCGATGGTGGTGGTCGGCAGCACGGCGAGATGATGCTGCGTGAGCCCGTCGTAGCGGAACGTCGCCGTTTCAAGGTGATTGAGGCCAAGATGACGGCCGAGGCCTCGTTCCGGGCCGAGATCAAGCTTGTCGAAGACGTGAGCGGCTGGCACCCGGCAGCGGTCATGCGACTGCCCATCAGCAAATTCGTCAAGGCGGCCGACTATCTCACCGGTTTTTTTACCTCTGGCCAGGCGATTGGGAGCAGCTCCCGGCTGACCTGA
- a CDS encoding phage tail tip lysozyme, which produces MGTGVKVAISAKDQASSALERINTRIARLQEPVRRAQAAMSRFGSLTGLNRLSDGFSRVTRSAMGSYRAIGQIIPALSAITSVASIAGVFSMARAWGQMGTNLRTSARAIGMSPARLKSLQNATDLAGGSAEAMSGALQGLSETRWRAVNGYAPEAVAQFNALGISLQDLHKLAPEQMFDRIAKKLRAIRDPAARTIAATQIFGGAAQGLLPIFQQTEKEWLANVAAGEKNAGMTDKNVEAAANAERSYRSLTQAAEGFRNELAEALSPAILPVIQMMRDWVVANRDWINTSIARHVRQLTTWLKNGGWAEIKKDIFAVGDALLRVLHFIERLDDSPAFRRILGGGAPGAGSSESTTSWGEFFGGTGAMQGVGGPLNALYERRQRARLAQLQLDLRGPHSSGPLGSIRNSHLRSDPIFYRDYQSLRKLGLTPAQASGMVASEYAESAGNERAVNGSHYGLFQWDTERQGDYAAMNGGRSILDATHDQQLKFAVDELRTTRGGAGRRVLSATTAADAGHDFAYYDEVPYTDEARREAESQRRATIANQFYERFGNNDRYGSNWFARDLHQGLYDLKDMVGGGPQKLRVEVAHTNAPPGSSVRVTGTSSGLTVHSVSQQRAMDPINTATGN; this is translated from the coding sequence GTGGGAACCGGCGTTAAGGTCGCGATCAGCGCGAAGGATCAAGCCAGCTCTGCGCTGGAAAGGATCAATACGCGCATCGCGCGGCTGCAGGAACCTGTCAGGCGGGCGCAGGCAGCGATGTCGCGTTTCGGCTCTCTGACCGGGCTCAATCGCCTCAGTGACGGCTTCTCGCGCGTCACACGCTCGGCGATGGGTTCGTATCGGGCGATTGGTCAGATCATTCCCGCGCTAAGCGCGATCACCAGCGTCGCCAGTATTGCCGGCGTTTTCAGCATGGCCCGTGCCTGGGGGCAGATGGGCACGAACCTGCGGACGTCGGCGCGTGCGATTGGCATGTCGCCTGCACGTCTGAAGTCGCTGCAGAACGCGACAGATCTGGCGGGTGGATCGGCCGAGGCAATGTCCGGCGCCCTGCAAGGCTTGTCGGAAACGCGGTGGCGGGCCGTCAACGGATACGCTCCAGAGGCGGTTGCGCAATTTAACGCGCTGGGCATCAGTCTTCAGGATCTGCACAAGCTGGCGCCTGAGCAGATGTTTGATCGAATTGCCAAGAAGCTGAGGGCTATCCGCGACCCGGCGGCTCGCACGATCGCGGCGACGCAGATTTTTGGCGGCGCGGCGCAGGGCTTGCTGCCGATCTTCCAGCAGACTGAGAAGGAATGGCTGGCGAACGTCGCGGCCGGCGAGAAAAACGCCGGGATGACGGACAAGAACGTCGAGGCGGCGGCCAATGCCGAGCGTTCATATCGAAGCCTGACGCAAGCGGCCGAGGGATTTCGAAACGAACTGGCTGAGGCGCTGAGCCCCGCCATTCTCCCCGTCATCCAGATGATGCGAGACTGGGTCGTTGCCAACCGAGACTGGATCAACACCAGTATCGCTCGGCATGTCCGCCAGCTTACGACCTGGCTGAAGAACGGCGGCTGGGCTGAGATCAAGAAAGATATCTTTGCCGTCGGAGACGCGCTTTTGCGCGTGCTTCATTTCATCGAGCGGCTGGACGATTCGCCTGCCTTCCGTCGGATATTAGGCGGTGGTGCCCCTGGGGCGGGTTCCTCTGAGTCTACCACGAGCTGGGGCGAATTTTTCGGCGGAACGGGCGCCATGCAGGGTGTGGGTGGCCCGTTGAATGCGCTGTATGAGCGCCGTCAACGCGCGCGCCTCGCCCAATTGCAGCTCGACCTTCGCGGCCCGCATTCTTCCGGCCCGTTGGGAAGCATCCGCAATTCCCACCTGCGTTCCGATCCGATTTTCTATCGAGACTATCAGTCTTTGAGGAAGCTGGGTCTGACGCCGGCACAGGCCTCCGGCATGGTGGCGAGTGAATATGCGGAAAGCGCCGGCAATGAGCGCGCCGTCAATGGCTCGCATTATGGTCTGTTCCAGTGGGATACTGAGCGTCAGGGCGATTACGCCGCGATGAACGGCGGCCGCAGCATTCTCGATGCGACGCATGACCAGCAGCTCAAATTCGCGGTCGATGAGCTCCGGACAACCCGTGGGGGTGCCGGGCGTCGCGTCCTGTCGGCGACAACGGCAGCCGATGCAGGACACGATTTCGCCTACTACGATGAGGTTCCCTACACCGACGAGGCGCGGCGGGAAGCCGAGTCGCAGCGCAGGGCGACCATTGCCAACCAGTTTTACGAGCGATTTGGCAATAACGATCGCTACGGCAGCAACTGGTTCGCCCGCGATCTCCATCAGGGTCTGTATGACCTCAAGGATATGGTTGGTGGTGGCCCGCAGAAACTGCGGGTCGAGGTTGCGCACACGAACGCACCGCCCGGTTCGTCCGTGCGCGTCACCGGCACCAGTTCTGGTCTGACGGTGCATAGCGTCAGTCAGCAGCGCGCCATGGATCCGATCAACACCGCCACAGGGAACTGA
- a CDS encoding DNA circularization protein yields the protein MSGTLTRTAAEFLQCSFRGVPFAVVGGGGSNGRRLASHTYPYRDGIEVEDLGKAARSYRIAGFVVGPFAYAQRDLLVTAAETKGSGLLMHPTIGVVQAHCVRFEWRERDGVKNVVDLDFEFVEKTNYLSNMILTSLHAAIGVAALAMSVAAASDYASNTSASFAEGSSVNRAAVAVASGWSTSATQAANSPQALSSAASVLPGNNGRYAAGNGGLTDPNATEASVIDELTADRATIAAAVSNVAAANGASEIAAAVFALTEAVRASLADPGAQIALLLPMVACAPVVTTSSAPIGAAIATVQTATAALCRQAALYSIAQACSDWTPASSDDAQALSAQVAALFDAEATIAADAGDDATWQAMRDLQAQVTQDLANRAARLPDIVTITRNAPLPALLLAQQLYADATRSDELIQRADPIHPAFMPTEFKALSS from the coding sequence ATGTCCGGAACGTTGACCCGCACGGCCGCTGAGTTCCTGCAGTGCTCGTTCCGAGGCGTCCCGTTCGCGGTGGTCGGTGGCGGCGGCTCGAACGGTCGGCGCCTGGCGTCGCATACCTACCCCTATCGGGACGGGATAGAGGTCGAGGACCTCGGCAAGGCCGCACGCTCATATCGAATCGCTGGCTTCGTGGTCGGTCCGTTCGCTTACGCGCAGCGTGACCTGCTGGTGACGGCAGCCGAGACGAAAGGCTCGGGCCTGCTGATGCATCCGACGATCGGTGTCGTGCAGGCGCATTGCGTTCGGTTCGAGTGGCGCGAGCGCGACGGTGTGAAGAACGTCGTCGATCTCGACTTCGAGTTCGTCGAAAAGACGAACTACCTCAGCAACATGATCCTCACGTCGCTGCATGCGGCGATCGGCGTCGCGGCGCTGGCGATGTCCGTTGCGGCGGCGTCCGATTATGCCTCGAATACCAGCGCATCGTTTGCCGAGGGAAGTTCGGTCAATCGGGCGGCGGTCGCCGTGGCATCCGGATGGTCGACCTCTGCGACGCAAGCAGCGAATTCGCCTCAGGCGTTGTCGTCTGCGGCATCGGTCTTGCCGGGTAACAACGGACGATACGCTGCCGGAAATGGTGGTCTGACGGATCCGAATGCGACGGAAGCATCTGTGATCGATGAGCTGACGGCCGATCGGGCGACGATTGCAGCGGCCGTTTCCAATGTGGCGGCTGCGAACGGCGCCTCGGAGATCGCCGCGGCGGTCTTCGCGCTGACGGAAGCGGTCCGGGCATCCCTCGCGGATCCGGGCGCGCAGATCGCCTTGTTGCTGCCGATGGTCGCTTGTGCGCCGGTCGTCACGACGTCCAGCGCGCCGATCGGTGCAGCGATCGCCACGGTTCAGACAGCCACGGCTGCACTGTGTCGTCAGGCGGCGCTGTATTCGATCGCGCAGGCCTGCTCGGACTGGACGCCGGCATCGTCGGACGACGCTCAGGCACTGTCCGCGCAGGTGGCGGCCCTGTTCGATGCGGAAGCAACGATCGCAGCGGATGCGGGCGACGATGCAACGTGGCAGGCGATGCGCGATTTGCAGGCGCAGGTGACGCAGGATCTTGCGAACCGGGCGGCGCGTCTGCCCGACATCGTGACGATCACGCGCAACGCGCCGCTGCCTGCCCTTCTGCTGGCGCAGCAGCTTTACGCCGATGCGACGCGCAGCGACGAGCTGATCCAGCGCGCCGATCCGATCCATCCGGCGTTCATGCCGACAGAATTCAAGGCATTGTCATCGTGA
- a CDS encoding phage baseplate assembly protein translates to MSGFISELKSILGWDAATSEVASIKVGGQIISGWTSVVIRCGVDIMPWTADFGMTSYQPADGTTVDITSGADCAVYIGTTLVLTGYVVTVVEDLDGDNHTLQISVASKSIDLVDCAAEFSTYQMNGTNALAIAQRVSAFAGINVASINGAGNIDVQQFSIILTETAYEVIERLSRLAGVLFYDQPDGSIALSGVGSSRSASGFQIGRNVERFTRVDSQAGRYSDVTAILATTIMLFTKPGDQGYVDQMKALTAGPVAKDPGVTRPRHMLIPVELGDPGLSLPITTKRVQWEVARRYGRSQPVNVTCDSWRDTEGKLWQPNMVAPVTTRSGRSVDLVIGELTFRQDDNGTHADAVLMPKEAFLPEPIILPFQQNEGIAALSS, encoded by the coding sequence GTGAGTGGATTTATCAGCGAGCTGAAAAGCATTCTGGGCTGGGATGCCGCCACGTCGGAAGTCGCCTCGATCAAGGTGGGCGGCCAGATCATCAGCGGATGGACGTCGGTCGTGATCCGCTGTGGCGTGGACATCATGCCCTGGACAGCAGATTTCGGCATGACGTCGTATCAGCCAGCAGACGGCACGACCGTCGATATCACGTCGGGCGCGGACTGCGCGGTCTATATCGGCACGACGCTGGTGCTGACCGGCTATGTCGTGACCGTGGTCGAGGACCTCGACGGCGATAACCATACTCTCCAGATCTCGGTCGCCTCTAAGAGCATCGATCTTGTTGATTGCGCGGCCGAGTTCTCGACCTATCAGATGAACGGCACGAACGCTCTTGCGATCGCCCAGCGGGTCAGCGCGTTTGCCGGGATCAATGTCGCGTCGATCAACGGCGCGGGCAATATCGATGTCCAGCAGTTCTCGATCATCCTGACGGAAACAGCCTACGAGGTCATCGAACGCTTGAGCCGCCTTGCGGGTGTGCTCTTCTATGACCAGCCGGACGGCAGCATCGCCCTTTCGGGGGTCGGTAGCTCCCGATCGGCCTCCGGCTTCCAGATCGGGCGGAATGTCGAACGGTTCACGCGCGTGGACAGCCAGGCTGGGCGTTACTCCGACGTGACGGCCATCCTGGCCACCACCATCATGCTGTTCACGAAACCCGGCGACCAGGGTTATGTCGATCAGATGAAGGCGCTGACGGCCGGGCCGGTTGCAAAGGATCCCGGCGTCACGCGACCGCGTCACATGCTGATCCCGGTCGAGCTCGGCGATCCAGGTCTGTCGCTGCCGATCACCACGAAGCGAGTGCAGTGGGAAGTGGCGCGGCGTTACGGTCGGTCGCAGCCCGTCAATGTGACGTGCGACAGCTGGCGCGACACGGAAGGCAAGCTTTGGCAGCCGAACATGGTGGCCCCTGTCACCACGCGCTCCGGGCGTTCGGTCGATCTTGTCATTGGCGAGCTGACTTTCCGTCAGGATGACAACGGCACGCACGCAGACGCTGTGCTGATGCCGAAGGAAGCCTTCCTGCCGGAACCGATAATCCTGCCGTTCCAGCAGAATGAGGGCATTGCCGCGCTCAGCAGTTAG
- a CDS encoding phage baseplate assembly protein domain-containing protein → MSMVMTRLARRISMALGIGRQTADTNESTSTPTVQVALNGGELRSDVPMVQLYGFASRSVPGSDVIVVFQDGDRSRGVAVATGDQRNRPTDLQPGEVCVFHPQTGSRIWMKADGSIAIVPHNGQALLDGTLTVTKDVIANGVSLVNHLTSDVQPGSGQSGPPVAT, encoded by the coding sequence ATGTCCATGGTCATGACGCGCCTGGCGCGGCGCATTTCGATGGCGCTCGGCATCGGGCGCCAGACGGCGGACACGAACGAATCCACTAGCACACCGACCGTGCAGGTCGCCCTGAATGGCGGTGAGCTGCGGTCAGATGTGCCGATGGTGCAGCTCTACGGCTTTGCCAGCCGATCGGTGCCGGGTTCGGATGTCATCGTCGTCTTCCAGGACGGTGACCGCTCGCGTGGCGTGGCGGTCGCAACCGGCGATCAGCGCAACCGGCCGACAGATCTCCAGCCGGGCGAGGTCTGCGTGTTTCATCCGCAAACCGGCAGCCGGATCTGGATGAAAGCAGACGGCTCCATTGCGATCGTGCCGCATAACGGACAGGCGCTGCTGGACGGCACCCTGACCGTCACGAAGGACGTCATTGCGAACGGTGTTTCGCTCGTGAACCATCTGACCAGCGACGTGCAGCCGGGATCCGGCCAGTCTGGACCGCCCGTCGCCACCTGA
- a CDS encoding phage GP46 family protein, with amino-acid sequence MDIAITWNVRECRGDWSIVSSDLALDNPLRTAVMVSLFTDRVAPEQPSSGDQAVGIAAPGNAANSGMSDRRGWWGDAYADLPIGSRLWQLRRAIKSGDHAIPLELEAICREALQWLIDDGVASGVTVNAAWSALSSSTVEFAVTIAEPTGSTQTFYYSWAWEGLT; translated from the coding sequence ATGGATATCGCGATTACTTGGAACGTGCGCGAGTGTCGCGGCGACTGGTCCATCGTGTCGAGCGATCTGGCGCTGGATAATCCGTTGCGTACGGCAGTCATGGTCAGCTTGTTCACGGATCGCGTAGCGCCCGAGCAGCCATCATCCGGCGATCAGGCGGTTGGCATCGCGGCGCCGGGCAATGCGGCCAACAGCGGGATGAGCGATCGGCGAGGGTGGTGGGGTGATGCTTACGCGGATCTGCCGATTGGCTCGCGTCTCTGGCAGCTGCGCCGCGCGATCAAATCCGGGGATCACGCCATTCCATTAGAACTCGAAGCGATCTGCCGCGAGGCCCTGCAATGGCTGATCGATGACGGCGTGGCCAGCGGGGTGACCGTGAATGCGGCATGGAGCGCGCTCAGCAGCAGCACTGTCGAGTTTGCCGTGACGATCGCCGAGCCGACCGGCTCGACACAGACATTCTATTATTCCTGGGCTTGGGAGGGCCTGACCTGA
- a CDS encoding baseplate J/gp47 family protein: protein MAYQRPTLAQLRQQALQDVLNGGIPNVVAVLRFSVLYVLCMVLAGLANLHYGYLDWIARQAVPWTATGIFLEGWAALKGKTRQAATAASGSVTFVASGTDVIPPGTTVQITGGLSATTTADSVTANGSTVAACTMGATGAAGNLAVGAVATLGSPVPGVQSVGVVSAPFTGGADIETDDSLRNRMLDAFAEGGQNGAADDYEGWALDVPGVTRVWVNPLGFGAGTVVVYIMLDNAEAANGGFPQGTDGTASKDPRYVTASGDQLTVADAIYAVRPVTALVIVCAPVAQPVNFTISSLGSNNTSATQALITDALADMFTRLSSPGGTIYPNQWNEAIAALGLSQFNVSSPSGPVTGVNAGAMPTLGTVQCSA, encoded by the coding sequence ATGGCCTACCAGCGTCCGACTCTCGCCCAGCTGCGGCAGCAGGCCCTGCAGGACGTGCTCAACGGTGGCATCCCGAATGTGGTCGCCGTGTTGCGCTTCTCGGTTCTCTACGTGTTGTGCATGGTTTTGGCTGGGCTGGCGAACCTGCATTATGGCTACCTCGACTGGATTGCCAGGCAGGCGGTGCCGTGGACAGCCACCGGTATATTCCTTGAGGGATGGGCGGCTCTCAAGGGAAAGACTCGCCAGGCCGCCACGGCGGCCAGCGGATCCGTGACATTCGTCGCCAGCGGGACGGATGTCATTCCGCCCGGCACGACAGTCCAGATCACCGGGGGGCTGTCCGCGACCACGACCGCCGACAGCGTCACGGCAAACGGCAGCACTGTTGCCGCCTGCACGATGGGCGCGACAGGCGCGGCCGGTAATCTTGCGGTCGGCGCTGTGGCCACGCTGGGTAGCCCCGTGCCGGGTGTGCAGAGCGTGGGCGTCGTCAGCGCGCCGTTTACCGGCGGCGCCGATATCGAAACGGACGACAGCCTGCGCAACCGGATGCTGGATGCCTTTGCGGAAGGCGGACAGAACGGGGCGGCGGACGACTATGAGGGATGGGCTCTCGATGTCCCCGGCGTGACGCGTGTCTGGGTCAATCCGCTCGGATTCGGTGCGGGAACGGTCGTTGTCTATATCATGCTCGATAATGCCGAAGCCGCCAATGGCGGGTTCCCACAAGGAACAGACGGCACCGCGAGCAAGGACCCGCGCTATGTGACGGCATCAGGCGACCAGCTTACGGTCGCCGATGCGATCTACGCCGTGCGTCCGGTCACGGCACTCGTCATTGTCTGTGCGCCGGTCGCCCAGCCGGTCAACTTCACGATCTCCAGTCTCGGCAGCAACAATACATCGGCGACGCAAGCCCTGATTACTGACGCACTGGCGGACATGTTTACGCGGTTGTCATCACCTGGAGGGACGATCTACCCCAATCAGTGGAACGAGGCGATTGCGGCGCTTGGCTTGTCGCAGTTCAATGTGTCTTCGCCATCAGGGCCGGTTACTGGCGTGAACGCGGGCGCCATGCCTACGCTCGGCACTGTCCAGTGTTCGGCGTAG
- a CDS encoding YmfQ family protein: protein MSNITFSAEAFRQALLRLLPSGAIWSRDPDALPSRLAGVWGRTFFRNGARAANLLTDAFPATAVELLPEWEASLGLPDPCAGTDPTIASRQRQVVTRLTDSGGSSIAYFTAFAASLGYDITITEFVPARVDIMTVEEPLYDESWAYAWQVNAPASVVSYFEVDQSYVEEPLASWGSSALECELRARVPAHTIIIFSYSGQGAVGIWDAGIWGRDSWG, encoded by the coding sequence GTGAGCAATATCACGTTCTCGGCGGAGGCGTTCCGTCAGGCGTTGCTGCGGTTGCTGCCCTCCGGCGCAATCTGGTCGCGCGATCCCGATGCCCTGCCGAGCCGGCTTGCCGGCGTCTGGGGCAGGACCTTCTTTCGTAATGGCGCGCGTGCCGCCAACCTCCTGACCGACGCTTTCCCGGCGACTGCCGTGGAGCTGTTGCCGGAATGGGAGGCTTCTCTCGGCCTGCCTGATCCGTGCGCGGGCACCGATCCAACGATCGCATCGCGTCAACGCCAGGTCGTCACGCGGCTGACCGACAGTGGCGGTTCCTCGATCGCCTATTTCACGGCTTTCGCGGCATCGCTGGGCTACGACATCACGATCACCGAATTCGTGCCGGCGCGTGTCGACATCATGACGGTCGAGGAACCGCTCTACGACGAATCGTGGGCGTATGCCTGGCAGGTCAATGCCCCGGCGAGCGTGGTCAGCTATTTCGAAGTCGATCAGTCCTATGTCGAAGAGCCGCTCGCCAGCTGGGGCAGCTCCGCGCTGGAGTGCGAGCTCCGTGCGCGTGTGCCTGCGCACACCATCATCATCTTTTCGTATTCGGGCCAAGGGGCCGTCGGCATCTGGGATGCCGGGATTTGGGGCAGGGACAGCTGGGGATGA
- a CDS encoding phage fiber-tail adaptor protein, protein MSAVPFSGWTVAPSRTLPLAAPSQRPLVGLRQAALSLVWIPKAPTDLLDFALDPTDWLADSGDMLSSMQVVLPAAQIMGDLVALWAGPLNGMAAVFLAGGQPGTNVTIAVQIETAAGRRHTEQVSVQINAATSAGAVASAPILSGGYGIAPNLLRLADGTFLTDAAGRPFAIS, encoded by the coding sequence GTGAGCGCGGTGCCGTTCAGCGGATGGACGGTGGCGCCGTCGCGCACTCTTCCGCTCGCCGCGCCAAGCCAGCGCCCGCTGGTCGGATTGCGTCAGGCGGCGCTTTCGCTTGTTTGGATACCGAAAGCGCCGACCGATCTGCTGGATTTCGCGCTAGATCCCACGGACTGGCTTGCCGATAGTGGCGATATGCTGAGCAGTATGCAGGTCGTGCTACCAGCTGCGCAGATCATGGGGGATCTGGTGGCGCTGTGGGCGGGACCGCTGAATGGGATGGCCGCTGTCTTTTTGGCCGGGGGCCAGCCGGGCACGAACGTCACGATCGCCGTGCAGATCGAGACGGCGGCGGGGCGTCGCCATACCGAGCAGGTTTCAGTGCAGATCAATGCGGCGACCAGTGCGGGTGCGGTCGCGAGCGCGCCAATCCTGTCGGGTGGCTATGGCATCGCGCCCAATCTGCTTCGTCTGGCCGATGGCACGTTTCTGACCGATGCCGCCGGTCGCCCCTTTGCAATATCGTGA